Part of the Planktothrix tepida PCC 9214 genome is shown below.
AAAGTGATTGCACCTCCCAAACCTCAGAAAACTTATGAGGACTATCTTGTTCAGTATGGGGTGAGGAGTGGTGATTGTGGGAGGTATTTGAACGGTAAACCAAACTGTTTTTAGAAGTGCGCTCGCTCCCCCCAAAACCTGTAAAAAATGCAGGGAAACTACAGGTAAATTTTGCAAATTAATTAAAGGGAAAACAAATGAAAAGCATTGATTTATATCAATTGAGTGAAGCCGCGAATACCTGCCCTCGTCCGTGCGTCGTCCTCGAAGACAACACAATCAAATACCATAATAGAGCTTTTAAAAAAAGCTACGGATTAACCCGAAACGTCCCAATCTCAAGCCTTTTACTTGATGAGGATGTTGAGGTTCTAAATATTCCGTTCCGTACATACGGAGGATTTTTTTAACGGCACTTTTCGCACGATTGCTACTCAAACGCCCCAATCGGGAATTGACTATAATATTAGTCAAACCCGACAAAATCATCCCCAACTCAGGGCTTACATGATGATTTTGCCGGGTTTTTTGTCGTTTTTGAAGGTTTCTTATGTACTTTCTATCACTATTAATAACACAATTTCTGGGTACTGTACACACAAAAATATTACAGATTAATTATCCAACACTAAGATATAGGTCTGTGGAGACTGTGCTTATGGTAGCCTCTACATTTTGCTGCTATTATGTTAGAGAGAAAAAAACAAACCTGGCTGCTTCCAACAACCAGGCAAAAGTCGAAAAATTAAAAAGAAAAATGTACAAATATCATAGCATTGATGCTGGGGTATGTTGGGGTACATCTGAAGAAATTCTTCCCCAATTCCCAATCTCTACTAATTCTAGCTCACTCGGTCAATTTCCGCAATTCTTGTGTGGATTGTGGGGATTGCTGAGAATAGCGATCGCAATACCCAAAACAACGAAGCTCAGGAACCCTAAATCGGGGGTAGCTCCTGAGCTTCGTTGTTTTTGATTCTTCAAATTACCAAGACTTCGACTTCTTTGGTAACTCAACAAACATTCAAGTATTAAAGGAATTATACCATGAAGAGCGACAAGGCGGCAACGTTAACCTGGATTTTAAAGTACAACCGAACACCATACCCTTACTCACCCCAAAACGCCGCACTAAAAGGGATGGAGCCAAAACAACCGGGGTATTTCGACGGGAACTATTTCAAGCAATTAAAATGGAAAGATTACCAAGACTGGGGAAGCCTTGATGAGAATTTTAAATCTAAATTAATTAAAACTTGGCATGACGATGAACGAATAGAAGGCATCGGGTGCAACGCAGGTTTCAACGGTGAATTTTACTTTTCAATGATTGATTTTGACCTCAAAAATTTTGAATCATTAGAGGCATTAGAACAAGCGGTTACGGGGTGGGAAAACCGCAATCCTGGTATAAGCTTATGCCCAAGGGTGCGAACTCAAAGCGGTGGCTATCGGTATTTTATAGGGTTTGAATCTATCCCTAAAAATTGGGGAAATACGATTCAATTCACCTTGACTCAAGGGGGTGAGAAATCTTTAGGTGAATTGATGGTTGGGTCGGGAGGATTAGGGATTATCCTTGGTAAAGGTTTGAAGGGGAATTACTCGTGGGATAGGAATGCTTGTGGTGATGTTCCGGTGTTTCAATCTCCTGAATCAGTCGGATTATTTGAAATAGAGAAAGTTCAAATAATTAATTCAATTTATGACAATAAAAGCATCTCAGAAGAAGCACGGGAAGCCCTAAGTTTTATCCCAGTAAGCCAATTTGACGAGGATTACCAAGGCTGGATCAACTTGGGGATGGCTTGTCGTGCGGCGGAATTAGATTTTGAAGATTGGGATAATTGGAGCCAGGGCAGTTCAAAGTATACAAATAGTAAGGAAACATTTAATCATTGGAAAACGTTCAAAGGTGGGGGAGGCATCACACCGGGTACACTTTTTAAATTTGCTAAAGATAACGGATGGAACCCACCCAAGCGGAACTCTAGCTATCAGAAGCCATTAATAAATACCTCAAATTCTCAAGGCAATGTGTCAGGAAATAATGCGTTAAAGCCAGATAATCAATCAAACGTAGTGCCTTTTCAACGGCAACAACCCCAATTCAACATTGAGGACATAGAGGAAGAATTACGCCAACTCGCTGAACAAAATTTATCTAAATCTAAACAGCAATTAAAGCTTAATGAACTGGCTAGAAAATTCAACCTTAATTCTAATAAAGCCTCAGAAATCTTCAAAAGTATTAAAGATGAAGCGGAGGAAGAAACCAACCTAGAATCGCTAAAAGTCGAACTTGAGGAACTCCTAAAAAACCGAAATCAATCCCTCGATTTAACTCAATATTTACCCGGTAATCTGGCTAAAATTGGGGAGTTTGCTAATCGGTTGTGTTTGCGTCCCGAAGTGGGTTTGAGTGCCTTTTTGACAGTTGCTAGTTCTTTATTGGCTGTGGGTTCAAAAATCGATTTATTGGATTATACGGACTTTGACCAACCGATGGGAATGTACACGGCTATCTGTGCCGAACCTAGTCAGAAAAAATCACCATTAATTAACAAGATTGCCTTAGAACCGTTGCTCGAATTACAGGAGAAAGCCCGGAAACAATATGAGCAAGAAATGATAAATTATCAGATTGATTATGCAGATTGGGCCAGCGATAAGAATAACCCCGACCCGGAGCCGGAAAAGCCTATTTTACGACGATACTTTATTAATGGTGGGTCGCAAGCGGGTATTAGAAATGTGTTGAATACCCACAGCATGAAGGGTTGGGGTGTATTGGTTCTCACCGATGAACTAGCCGCCAGTTATAAAAATAATAGTAAAACCTATAACGCAGGACTTTTGGAGGACTTCCTAACCTATTATGACGGCGTTGGAAAGATTGAGGCGTTAAAGGATGGTTTTCTGGGTGACTTCTCTCAATGTTTGGTGAGTATGCTTGGAGGGATTCAGCCCGGAGTGATTTCAAATTACATGAATGGTAGCGACGGGAACGGCCATTGGTCACGAGTAAATATTGTTAACCAACCCGTTAGCCCTTTCCTGATTCCCGACAACCCACCGCCTTCACTCGATATCAAAGTAATGTTGGTTGACTTCTACAGAAAATTATCTCAACTGCCACGACTCAATTTAACGTTAGATGCCAAGGCAAAAGCAGGATTTACCAGAATAAACAATAAATGCGAGTTGTACCGGGTCGGAGCCAAAACCCAAGCCTTGGCTTCCTTGTGGGGAAAAATGCCCGGTAAGATTGGACGGTTTGCAGCGATGATTCACATCATCGAACAGGTTTGGCAATATGGCACGGTTCAGAGCTTGGTTGTGGGGAAAGCGACGCTAGACCGGGCAGTTAAACTCGCAAAATTCTATTACCAAGAATCATATTCGTTGTACGCAGATTGCAGCCCGGTTAAAGAAGAGTTAGCCCCTCAACTGATGAAAATTATCTCTATCGCCGAAAAACGTCAAACTGCCATCGGAGCAAGCGATGTTAAACGTTTTGACCGTGAACTCTCAAAATTAGCTCCTGATGATATTCGAGCCTATTTTATCCAATTGGTAGAGCTTGGTTATGGTGAGTTAGTTGGTAAGGGGTGTTCCTTGAAATTTCAAATAATAGACAAAAATAGACAAATAATAGACAAAAAAATAGACGCTGAAACTCCTGTGGATAATGGGTTACAGCCAATAATAGACAAAATAGACAAAAAAATAGACAAAATTTCAAATGAACCTCAACCTAACCCTTTGGATGACATCACCCATATAGATGATGTTGCGGAAAATGCGGAACAGGGGGAAAAATTGTCTATTCTGTCTACTAATCCCACAAACGCTTACACAGAGCCGTCTACAGCGTCTACTGATTTGTCTATTAATTGTCTATTTTTGTCTATTATTCCGTCTGATAGTGACGAGCGCCCTCCTGAACCCACCCCAACACCCGACCCTGAACCACTAAATTTTGATGATTTGAAGGAAGGCGATATCCTATTCGATGGTGAAGGGAACCTGCATCAAATCACGAAATTTGACACCAGGAATAATATGTGGCAGTCGCACCGCCAGGACAGATACATCTCACGGAACGATATCTCTACCGGACAATTTCACCGGGCAACTGTTGAAGATATCACCAAATTAATCAAGCTAGTCATCAAAGGTAGAAACAAGATTCAAGCTCAATGGTTGTGTGGCGTTTATGGTGGTGATGCTAATAGCTTGATGGCTTTAGCCATTGATTCCAATGATTCATTAATTGAAATCTACGATTTTGATTATTGGGAGTAAAATTAATTATATCCTAGGGGTTTTTCCCAACGATAATTTGCGGTTGAATTTGATAGCGAGCGCGACTCAATCAAAAGGCCCCAATTGTCGGGGCTTAATGGAGTTTTGAATGTGGGAAAATTTTACAGCAATGTGAAATGAAGGGTTCCCCTTTTGTCCTTGTGGTTGAGTCTAAACCCGTATTTCTCCTGTACCGCAGTCCGGTTTTTGTCGGAATTTTTTTTAGGGTTGAACCAATCACGGACATTTTGATCACTGATGGGCTTCTCTGGATGATGGGTTTTATTAATCCATTTAGCAAGTTCACCCGGTGTTAATAATTTGGGTTTGGTGGTGCCACTTGACGGTTCAGAGTTGACTGTTAACGGCTTTGCACTGAGCTTGCCGAAGTGTTGACTCTTGACGGGGGGTGATTCAGTATTTTCTGTTTCGGTTTTAGGAGTAACGGCGGCTTGTTCCTCCGGTGTGGGGAATAACTGCAATTGTTCGCCATGTGGCTCATCCGAAGCAAGGGATACCCCATACTTGAATCGCTGTAATTCCTCACTGAGAAAAATCTCATTCTTAGCCGCTTCAATTAGAGAGGCTTTTAGCTTCTGGTTCTCGGTTTTGAGTGTGGCGATCGCCGTTTCCTTCTCCTCAATCTGTTTTATGAGTTCCTCAGCCCTAAGCCGTTCTGTCTCTAGCCGTTCCTCTGCCAGTTTCCGGTCACTTGTTGCGTTTGCCAGTTCTAAAGCGAGTTCACCACGAATAACCCTCGATGCTTCTAAATCATGTTGAGCGGTTGCTAGTTCCTCCCTCACCCGGTCAAGTTCACTGGTGAGGGCCACTACTTTTTTTCAGTTATGCTGTTAGCAAGTGTTACCAGTTCCTCACGCAGTTGCCCTAATAACTCAGCCTTTAACGCTTCAATGTCCAACTGCTTACCCGGTATAGTATCAGGTACTAACCCGGTACTGTCACCCCCCAATCGATTCTGAGACGAATAATGGTGTAATCCTATCTCCAATAATTCCAGAATCACAGGGGACACCATCGGACGGCCAGTGATGTGGTGCTTCTTCATTCCCTGTTCATTGGCAATGGCTTCGAGTTGGGCATACATCTCAACCGGAATTCTTAAATCGGCTCTGACGACTTGCTGGTTAATCCCCTCGACTCTGGCTTGTGTTTTACTCATGGCTGTTCCCTCTATCGGGTTCTATCATGTACTACCCCATACTAACAGACAATAACTGCTAGTAACTGACAAATAAGCGGCTGAACAGGAACCCGATACAGTACCGGACACTAACCCGGTAGAACCCGGTACAGAGCCACAGAACAGAAAACAACCCCTATCGGTGGGAAGTGCAGCGTTCAACCCTTCAGAAGCCACGTTAGATGACCTTAAGCGATATGTCCGAACCTATCAGCCAGATGACACTGAAAACCCTATAACCTCTATCAGATATCAATCCTAGGCACGGTATCTGGTATAAACCTGACACTAACTGATAGATAAGTTTAGCTTACCCATTCTACCTGGTACTATCGGGAAGAACAATCAATAAATGATTGACAGTAGCAGATAGTATCAGTTATAACTAAAGTATGGACAGATGAGAGGAAAGCAAACCCTGATGCTGGGAGCCGTGAAGTTTGAGACGTAGCGGTGATTCAAAAAAACTCTCTGATGCCTATAAAAGCCAAGAGACAAGCGGTTTTAGTTTCGCAGACCTGACCGCTTGCCTCTACTCATCCACCTTTCAATGGAGTAATCCAATGGTATCAATTTTTAACGACATCACAGCAACGGAAATCCGGGTCAGTTGGGTGTCAGCCACAGCCGGATATGTTAGCGGGTACAAGTTCGAGGTTGACAATGAGCAGGTAACTTTTCCCGGCTCCGACATCGACACAACAGACCGTGACCTGTACCGAGCGTTGGGCATGGCAGTTCGCAAAACCCCTGAATTCACCGACGCCAAACGGGAATCAAAATCAAATCATTTAACAGTAACTAACGGGAATTTTCCGGGTGTCTACAGCGTTTTTAATCCTTTAAATAGCAGTGTTTACCACGTCATAATCCATCCCAACAAAACATTCTGTGAATGTGCAGACCATCAGTACCGAAACATCCAATGTAAGCACATCAAAGCTGTTAAAAAACACATCGAAAAAGCTTTAGAACCCAAGCTCAAACTCCGGTCATGGAACATCGGAAAACTGCCAAGTGTGGGCAAAATTAAAGCTATTTCTGAATCTCAAATCACCGATGAGATGATTTCCAACGCACGGGCTTCTTTAGGGATTTAGGAGAGAACAACCGATGAACGAGATTAAACCCTTCCCTCGTTCTCGGTGTCAGTTCCTTCGACACCTGAGAACAGCCCCAACCCTTGATGCACGGC
Proteins encoded:
- a CDS encoding SWIM zinc finger family protein — its product is MVSIFNDITATEIRVSWVSATAGYVSGYKFEVDNEQVTFPGSDIDTTDRDLYRALGMAVRKTPEFTDAKRESKSNHLTVTNGNFPGVYSVFNPLNSSVYHVIIHPNKTFCECADHQYRNIQCKHIKAVKKHIEKALEPKLKLRSWNIGKLPSVGKIKAISESQITDEMISNARASLGI
- a CDS encoding DUF3987 domain-containing protein, giving the protein MKSDKAATLTWILKYNRTPYPYSPQNAALKGMEPKQPGYFDGNYFKQLKWKDYQDWGSLDENFKSKLIKTWHDDERIEGIGCNAGFNGEFYFSMIDFDLKNFESLEALEQAVTGWENRNPGISLCPRVRTQSGGYRYFIGFESIPKNWGNTIQFTLTQGGEKSLGELMVGSGGLGIILGKGLKGNYSWDRNACGDVPVFQSPESVGLFEIEKVQIINSIYDNKSISEEAREALSFIPVSQFDEDYQGWINLGMACRAAELDFEDWDNWSQGSSKYTNSKETFNHWKTFKGGGGITPGTLFKFAKDNGWNPPKRNSSYQKPLINTSNSQGNVSGNNALKPDNQSNVVPFQRQQPQFNIEDIEEELRQLAEQNLSKSKQQLKLNELARKFNLNSNKASEIFKSIKDEAEEETNLESLKVELEELLKNRNQSLDLTQYLPGNLAKIGEFANRLCLRPEVGLSAFLTVASSLLAVGSKIDLLDYTDFDQPMGMYTAICAEPSQKKSPLINKIALEPLLELQEKARKQYEQEMINYQIDYADWASDKNNPDPEPEKPILRRYFINGGSQAGIRNVLNTHSMKGWGVLVLTDELAASYKNNSKTYNAGLLEDFLTYYDGVGKIEALKDGFLGDFSQCLVSMLGGIQPGVISNYMNGSDGNGHWSRVNIVNQPVSPFLIPDNPPPSLDIKVMLVDFYRKLSQLPRLNLTLDAKAKAGFTRINNKCELYRVGAKTQALASLWGKMPGKIGRFAAMIHIIEQVWQYGTVQSLVVGKATLDRAVKLAKFYYQESYSLYADCSPVKEELAPQLMKIISIAEKRQTAIGASDVKRFDRELSKLAPDDIRAYFIQLVELGYGELVGKGCSLKFQIIDKNRQIIDKKIDAETPVDNGLQPIIDKIDKKIDKISNEPQPNPLDDITHIDDVAENAEQGEKLSILSTNPTNAYTEPSTASTDLSINCLFLSIIPSDSDERPPEPTPTPDPEPLNFDDLKEGDILFDGEGNLHQITKFDTRNNMWQSHRQDRYISRNDISTGQFHRATVEDITKLIKLVIKGRNKIQAQWLCGVYGGDANSLMALAIDSNDSLIEIYDFDYWE